From Toxotes jaculatrix isolate fToxJac2 chromosome 7, fToxJac2.pri, whole genome shotgun sequence:
TGTACTTCCACAGTTTATTGGATGTTGATGCCATGTCAAAGTAGATGTTGCTGTTGGTAAGACAACATTCAGTTAAATAAAGGTACTCATTATTGGGGGTCCTCCACTCTGAAAataaactttgatttttttaatgaacatgcTTACTTAAAAAATGCAATCAGAATGTTGACCATGATGATGTACTGGAAAAACATATAGACAGCCTGAAGGAACGGCGAAAGAAATGAAGCAGGAGAACATGGGCCATCCTCGCATGCTGTTAACAAAACGAACACACAGACAATCAGTACCTTCACTAACAATGGGAATACGCTGTAAAATATCATGTCATTTGAAATGAGgtgagactgactgactgaatttATTCCAATTTCACTCCAGTTCCATGAAGCACTTTACTTAAAGTTTACATCTTCTGATCTGTATGTGTCTTTTCATGTGGCAAAGGGCAAGTGGCAAGTTGACGTTACGTGCTTTGACAAAGAAATTGAAGGCAACTCCAAAGTTCCACtagtttttaaatcaaagttgGTTAATAAGTATGTTTTCTATTAAACCACTAACGATCTATCTCTGATGCGTAGACCTCTCCATAGATCATCCAGTAGGGCTGGAAGACCACATCTCGAGCAAGGCTCCAGGACGGCTCCTCATCCGGCGACAGGATAGCCTTCCTGGACACCCCGAAGCTCAGCAGCACTATTGCCATCATCACCACGATGAAGAACATGTTACTGGTCtaggcaaacacacagagaggagagtacggtgactaaaaataaaaatgattctcctctttcttcctctccagcaAGTGGTCTCTACTCACCATCTTAGTGATCATGGTGAGGTAAGGACCAGCATGCTGATTGACAGCCAGAAGATCTGTCACCCTGATGAACCAGAAGATGATGTCCAGACAGTAAGCGATGCGCCCCGCCGTCCAGTAGGGATCAGGGTGCCAGCGCAATGCCAGTCCAGCCAGGAAGAGAAGGATGGCAATGAAATCTGACATGTTCCAGTACTCTGAGAACCAAATCTTCAGCTTGTGGCTCAGCTTCCTCGGCTCAGACATTAGTACCTAATTAAGGTATATATTTTTGTTAAGTAACATTAAGTTCTTCTGCTCTATCAAACAAGATTCTTTTATATTGCATTACGTACTAATAACTTTTATTGTATCGTCAACATGCTTTTCGTGGAAAATGGGTCACAAATGCATACAGTAATACACATAAATAGTTAAATAATTtcaaaggagagaaggaagataaagaagaaaaagtgtcTGTCTGATGGCTTACTCACCTCTCTGGTTTTCTCCACTGCAGTGGACAAGATGTACGCTATGACGAGCCACTCCTGAACACTGGGTTGATCCCCCATCTTCACCAGGACAACGTAGGAGAACAACATCAGAAAAGCCAAGTAGAAGATCTaaaatggagacagaggaaaaaaaattaggaGAGAGACacgaaaacattaaaaaacgcATTTGCtgcattaaagacaaagagGTTCACTAGGCCCATCCATTTAATGCGTTTTCAGgaacagaaatatttaataattattCACAGTCCACCTACTGTGTGAAACCAGAACTTAACAACAGGAGCTGTGTAGAATTCATAGATTCTTGTGATCCAGGAAAGACACTGCATGGTCATAGAGGACACAGTTTCAGACACAGGACCAAGACATTTGTCATGGAAAGACAGGCCTCGCTCTGCATCCTGACTGCCCTATGAGATCAGAGTAGAGTAGTAGTAGAAAAGAATggaacaagacaagacaagagaaGTATGATACTGAGGCTGTTAGGATTCTGGTTCCAGTTTGAAAACAGTGCTGGATAAATGCACCACTGGCACTATACTGTGTGATTTGTTCCCTCGTGGGCTGGTGCTGACTTCACAGAGTCAAGTCCAAACAGCATTGCCTCATGGGACTGTGGTACATGGCACATTTCAGCTTTGCTTTTAAACTCCAGTAGCAAGATGGCAGGGGTCAGAAGAAGGCTCAAAATtatctgaaagaaagaaaaaagtgtgtcGCGCAGGAAACACAAGCTTAATTAAGCAAGATTCTTCTCAGCTAACACTAAATCAAATAACCTATCATAATGTAAAGGTGATTCTAGGATCCTGATCAGCATtatgtttattgtttatatcaatgcaaataaatcaaacacaagaaaatctTTGTTATGACACTTACAAAAAGAGTCAACTTCACAGGTGTAATAAATCTAAACAACAATATGAATTTTATATGGTTCATCTCACAACTCCCGCAATGTTTCTACTGTTTACCTTCAAAAAGGAGTTTTTTCTCATGTTGAGCGGACCAGTCCAGAGATCTGTGAGGAGGGTCTGGGTGCAGGAGTGTGAGACGAATGGTCTGTGACATGATGAGACAGCCATCTGCAGACAGGTGAAGTGGCTCCATGCCTCCATCTCTGAAGTCAACAGCTTCATGGCCATCTGCTCGTTCTGACGAAATGCACAGTCTAACACGTCCACCGCCAGCTGACCAAACTCACTAAGACACAGAGCCAGGAGAGACATGCAATCATATGCAGGTTTTAAGTGAAAGAACTGCATAAGGACCTAAATAATTAAAGgatctttaaacacacacatacacacactcacactacaCTAGATTACACCTTCATTTAAATGGTAATAATCAGTGCATGTGACTTAAATCATGTTACTACAAACCCTGGctacttaaaacacacacagtgtacactCACAGCGAATACGTCTTGAATCGCTCTGCAATGTTGTCGTCCATGCTGCTCTGCCGTGCCTCGAAGGCCATGGAGCGGTAAAGCTTACAGGCCACTGTGGCACGTGCCAGAGCTTCCTCGCCGTGTTGCCACAGGAACAGTGCCatctgctgccgctgctgaaGCACAGCCCACACAAACAGGTCGTTGAAGTTGAAGGGAACCAGCACCGGAGCATCACCAAGGCCAGAGCCCAACGTGATATTTTGACTGCTCCCCTGTGACGCATCTTGTTCCTAGATGAAGAAAGTTAGAGGTGTGGACAAAAGAATGGACAAGGGAAAGGAAATACAGGACAGAAGAAGCCcaaaaaagacagtgagaaagGTAGACAAAGgagcaaaaaaagagagaacaaataGAGTAATAAGAGAACAGCTGTTTGTACAATGTTATTTTAAAGATATAAGGCCGTATAAATCAGTATAAATCTGAATAGTTTCAATGCTGAAGTGTAGGTTTGATTGACTGAAGAAAACATCTGAAAGTGCAAAAACATAACACTCAAACAACCTTGCGTTTGTAAGGCTGAGCAGTTCTAAAGAAATGCAGGTCCTGGAGACTCTTGCCCCTTGAAGAGTTTGGTATTAATCCCCGTCTCTGTTTAGACAAGGAGGTGGAACTATTTCGTCTTCCCTCctacagaaaaataatgaataaagtGCATTATTTGTAGGAAAATTCAAGAATAAATGCAATtacacaagaaaataaacaagccAAACTTGTTTTTTTAGGCATTTATCAAAACACAGTGGACAAATAAAGGGTTGTAACTATCAATGCTCACTTTGTCCTGCATGCGGCTGTAGGCAGCTCTGAAGTGTTTCCGTGTGTAGGTGCTGCGGTACGCTCCTCCTATCAGATACTCTATCACCAGGCCCATGTCAATGAGAGACAGACGGTAACCTATCGGAAGAGAAgtctactcacacacacacacacacacacaaacacagctatAGTAAGTACACATTTGGTACCATACAGATGCAGATATGGCTTCTACAGATTTCAGTACATATCTACATATCTATCTACACATGCCCACATAGCTCATAAATGCACCTCAACCGAATATCCTGTGTAAAAGCCAATAATGTCTGAGTTAGGGGGGTTGCTCGTAGTGTAACTTAATATTTATGGAGCCGTTCTCATCCTTACTACTCACCTGCTTCACATCTTCAACAAGGTGGTGCAGGAAACGATCCGTCTGCCCCTGTGACTGCAGAGAaaaatttgtattatttttcagAAAGAACAGACAACTAAATAGAAAATGCCAACTacaaaatcaaagcaaaaaaataaataaaaaaatctaatctaaaaaaaatctacagctTACTTTTTAACACAGTTGTATTTTGCATATACAGTAGCAGCTCTGGGATCCTTAGCCTGTTTCTTAGAGGGACTTATTATCCCAGAGTCATGAATAAGTAAACAGGCTTTAATACACAAAAGATAAAGGCAGTGTGGAGAAAGCCAAGTGTGAGTGCAGTGATGACAAAGAGCTCTGTGATCTCAGAGGCATCCTAAAACAACAACTGGGAATAAATATCCTGGATGCAGTTgaccacaaaacacagagaatatTGGTGCAAAACACTTACAGTGCATTATTGTGATTTCAATCAAAGCCACAGTTTGGAATTTTGTGCTTCAACAGCCACAAACAAAAGGAGTGAATTTCTTCTGTTTGTACAGAAAAGTGAGAGCCgagggaaaacaaaagaagaaatagcacagcaagacaaacaaaagtaCTGTGGGgtgttttctggaaaaaaaaaaaaaaaaagaaaagaaaaaaacaaacaaaaaaaaaacctcttaataatagcttttctttttttttaatgttgtatttCTATTCTTAATCAGTGAGATAATTAAACTGAGAAGAAGAATGTGACAAACATTAGAATTTAGAAGcagatatttaaatatattatttatctaataattattattaaccGTGTTGTAGAGCTCCTCGAGGCGGTCCACAGTGAGGAAGCGACTCATAGTCATGCCGTTGTCAATGAGCAGTTTGACAAAACTGACGCGGTCCATTACCAGAGCATCTAGCATGGCTTGCTCCAAGGAACCCACCTAGATACAGCACATGACATGATTACAATCAATGCGATCACTCAGCAGTGGTGAATCACACAGTCAGTCTCACCTGCCAATGCTGTCCGTACACCAGGACGTCTTTCTGTGCAATGTCAGCCCTGTCCCAGGCAAGAGCCATactcagctgctctgcaggaCTGGCCTTGGTGCCTGTTCAtcatacagacaaaaaaacacaaaagaaccTATAACTCTGCATTCCTAGAGTATAACACATCTTTTTAATGGCTGACATTCTGACTTATCATAGCAGGAAATACCCAGGTCTAAAATTAGTGAGTGTTGTTCAGCTGCACCAGTAAGTCATGCTGGTGAGTCGGTCTGCACAAAAGCTGGAACTTCTCAATGTACAAAGAATGCAGCAATTGTTAATGTTATCAATTGCACCTGtggttttcctgctgtgacatggCTAAATATTTATAGTCACAAccaagaggagaaaaacaagtaCCCTTCAGAGCAGTCGTCAAAATGGCAGCATCTGGTGCCATCTGGTCCTCTGACTCTGAGTCAAAGATGGTTATCTGTCGTTCAAAGACatactgagtgagtgagtagtCCGTGTGCCAAATCACAACACACATAATTCCCAAACATTTGTTCTACCTACAGACTGTCTGTTATCCATACACTGCAGGAGGAGACTGTAGAGGTGAGAGGCTTCTGCTCTGTCTACTCCAAACACGTCTCCAATCCTGACGAGGAAGTCCTCTTTAATGTCTGCATCCAACTGCCTAAAAATGCAGTGAACATTTAAGTTATATTTGTTACATAAggtataagaaaaaaaaacacgcagTTTAATTTTACACAAGTAGATGGATCTGTTAAACCTTGGTGAGCATGTATACCTGTCAACAGCAGTTTGCTTGTGTAAGAAGGCAAGCAGGTCAGCAGCCCTGCCCGAGCCCTCAAACACTAACACAGGCACCGGGGGCACATTGCTAACATAGTCCAACACTGTGGACACAATGGCAGGGCCTCCCTCCACCACTACACACACCACAGGCACTCCTTGTTTCAggcctaaaaaagaaaaaaggagtggATGAGTGGATTTCTCAATTCCTGTGTGTattgcacaaaaacacacacacacacacatagacacactgaCTCACGAGGGTGTATCTTCTGTAGTTGGATGTGTTTCTCCAGCTTCCTTCTGAGGCCTTGCTGGCAGCCATGTTTTCCAAGCGTTCCATCATCCACCAACAGAAAATGGGAGTGGAAGCCATTGAGACAGGCCCTCTTGCTCAGAGGGTTCCCCAGTGGCTGGTAGGGCCTGAACACCTGAACCACGTTTGAGTGAAAGTCACATGAAGTGCCAACCAGGAGTCAATCATAGTAAAACAAGGCACTAAGATATGTTAGAAATGTTTTTGGCTTCAAATTGGTGAGGCGGTGTGATCTCACTCAATGAGAAAATTAGTTTTTAGCGCTTACATCTCTGCCTATGAGGTCCACGTTGTTTTCAATCACACCCCAAGGTGTGATGCCAACAGTGTTTCTCTTCCTCAGGTCGTGACCCCCGAATGTTTTCACAGCCTCGCCTACATATTTAGACACACCTAGGGAGTATGTAAAGAGCAGCTGAATGCACAGCAAATATACAATTCGACAATATTATAAAGAATTCTGCTGACTTAAGACAGGCATCAAACACTCAGTTTTGTTGCATAACAATCAAATTCTATTTTGTGCAACTGCAAACAAATGGACATAGAATTCTGCTACAACCCACAGATTAGACCCAGTGGGACAATGAGAAGGAATGGACTGACATTCCACACCAGGACCAATAATGATTATATCATGTCTCATCCTACCATTAAAGATACCCAGATACTATCCAGTGTCATTCgagagtaataaaaaaaaatactgacccACAGACATGCAGATCTTACAACCATTTTTAAAACCTACCTGTATTAATACCATCGGTGAGTATCCATGCTCCTGTGCTGAGGGCAGCAGTGATCAACCCTTTGCTGAAGGCCTGCTTGACTTTAGGGGGCAGGGTGAAGTTTTCTGAGCCTCCCTGAATGGTCAACAGCAGCTTGGGTCTTTCCATCTGCCACTCCCGCAGCATCAGTTGAAGCAGCACCTCTGCCTTTGAGTCCACAGCCACACGAACATACTGGAAAGTATGCACATGGAACAGCTTGTGACCGAGACGGTCTTTTTCTAAGGAACTGCTAGTGTGATTGTTTTGTCACCACGGTTTAAAGCAGATAGTATCTTTGCTTTCATAAAACTTGCTAATGTCTGCTTACACCATAGAAAACCAAAGCTTGTTCAGACAACCATCAAAGTTCAGACTCCCATCCAAGAAGCACATGCAATTACTTTAATTTTAGGGGTAATACTTTTACAACAAAAGGGAGCTATCATTTTTATGTATATTAGTATTTTTGGGGGGCCTAGAAACACATATACAGTTAGTAGACTGACAGACCTTGGCCCGACAGACGCGTGTGGCTGTATCTTGAAAGTCTATGGTCCCATAGGCGTTTGTGGGACTGGCTTTGGTATGGAGTTCTATGGACCAGTCCTCTTCCATGTCCTGACCAGGACCAGGACAAAGGGATATGGGAGGAGGCGACTCTTGCCAAGAGTGCTCCGCCATCAGGCGGCCACAACAACATCTGGCCAATGACAAGATAGGTAATTGAGCAGGCAAATTGAGATAGGCAattggagagagaaacagaaacatcattCACTtacatttcaattcaattcaattcaattttatttatatagcaccttccacaatcaaaattgtctcaaagcgctttacagagacccagagcctgaccccagagcaagcacttaaggcgacagtggtaAGGAAAAActtccttttaacaggaagaaaccttgagcagaacctggctcagatgggggaccctcctgccgatggccgggctgggtgaaaggaggaaaaggaggaagataggacagctaggaatggacgagagggggagaaggacatgcagcataatataGACATTGTTCTTTTTGACTCTAGTTcaaaaatatgtatgtgtgtatgtgtaaagcACCTTAAAATcaaggtggtgggggggggcacaaaATTCACACACATCTATCACTAATTCATAAATCTCCTTCACTTCCTGCACCACTAATGTCCACACCATTATGAgaaatactggaaaaaaagaaaaggggaaatgctgaaataaatggtgtgtgtgtgtggggggggctCTGGAAGGGGGGTGGGTGATCATACAGCACGGTCGACAACAGCCACCATCTAAATAGGGATTGAGGATGATATAAAGACACACATGAATGCATAAATCATAAAGTAATACCTGATCAAGTTCTGGCATACTTGACACACTGGAAtacatctgtaaaaaaaaaaaacaaaaaacaggaaattgcaCATTATCAAAGAATCCACATGGTCCTATTCCTGGAAGGAAGAGCTGAATGCCAAATAGTTCTGCTCTCAGAAAAATGTTTCCAGCAAATGCTGTTAATATTGTACTATATAAGTAACAAACCAGCCTGTATTTCTTCTGAGAATCATAAAACGTTGTACTGTAAAAACCTTTTTGGAAGCTCATCAATTATTCTAGTTTACCTGCTTAGGTCTAGTTTACCTGTGTAGGTCTCGAGAGGAAGGGATAAacttcacacactctctcttgaAGAATGTTTCCTCAATCCAAGACTTTCGTGactgaaataacaaaagaaaaagtttacTTACAGTACACAGACCCTGGAGCAGCTAAGCTGTATATTCTCAACGTTAGCATGTTATCCTGTAGCAAGAAAACACACCATTCCTGAAAAATGTAATCAGTGCCGACAGCAGCCTACATGCTGGACTCACAGGGAACTAACCATAGATCCCTCCCCTCATAGAAACCTGAACTGCGCTCTGAACACTGACGGGATGTGAGATGTAAGAGTCAGCCTCTGATTCAGCTTCACAGAAGTCTTTTCTTCATGCTTTCCCTTGACTTTCAAAGtctgttttcctcctgtccTCAGTTTCCCATTCAGATTTAACAATAGCCACACTGAGGAGAACACTGTTGGCAGGAAACATACACACTTCCCTTTCCTGAGATTAGTACACATGGCTGGGGAGCTGGGTCAGACTGTGTAAACACTAAACAGGGTTTTGAAGTGAAGCTGGTGTAGctcacagtgtttttacagtaaacatatttctttatAGACAGTAAACTTCAACAGTTTACCACATGCTGTAATCCAACCGTTCGTGTGTAACTTCACAGCAGTATAGTCTATCATTGGTGTTTGTGATGACTAATCAAGATGCCATGCGCTGTATTTTAAAAGATTACCATAGATAAATAGTTAGAATATCTAAAACATatgttttcctctgaaatgctgtggagtTTACTTATAAAGTTtcacaaaatgtaaatacagagtAAAAGTACAAGTATCCCAAAGTTTTACAAAGCCAGTACTGCTAAGTAATTAACCCGAGTAACGTTAGTAACGCTAAGTAACGATACGATGAATCATAAGGTCACAACTAATGATCTGTTTCAATTAAAGCCCATTCTGTTTAAATGTAGCCAAACAGTACGCTGCAGAAATAAAAAGGCTTTAGTGTTTTCTAGAGAcgataataaaaacaaagtcgAGTGAACTGACGTTACGAAGCGAGTTACTTCAGGCGACATAACATCTGTGTGGGTTACATGTTTTTGCTCGCACTGCAATCACACCGAAACTTTGCTTGTTTGCTAACAACTGctaaaaagtaaataaacaggGTCAAGCtttcaaaatatcatgaaaagctgagctttgttggtttgtttgttttttgcacaCACTCGCCGGAAACAGGCTGGCCTCTTCAGCTGTATGTTAAGTATTATTTGTTCATAACTTACCATGGCTGTACACTTGAGTTAAAAACCGTGTAGCGTGTGGAAGTCTTGAGTCAAATCCCACCACCTCATCATTAGTCCTCTGACAAGGACTGGCTGTCCTTTTATCAGCCACTGGTCCAAAGGGCAGGGAGAGTCTTTCCAAGAAGCCTTGAGGAGTTCGTGACCTCCTCCTTCAAACATATCCAGGACTGTTTCATCTCCTGAGCTGTCAGCAAACATGGAGGTGCTGGCCCCCCcatcctggtcctggtcctggccCTGGTTCACAGGAAGAGAGATGTGGAAATGCTGACTGGTGAAGGTAGGAAAgaacagtgatttaaaaaaaattataaatatatcCAGTTCATTCTTTTGTTCAACCCTCTctcaagtacacacacacacagccaatgAAGACCTTTTCTTTTACAGAACACAATTAAATTGTACAGCAATCAAACATGATTCATTAATAATTCTTGCTTTACTGTGTATGGGCGACAGTGGGCCGCCATGTGTGTTACTGCTCCATACTTTACCTGTGCATGCTCTgttaaatgcacatttttatgTACATGGCATGTGGTTCCATTGTAACTTCGGCTCTTTGTAGCTTCTTGTAACagaatatatttaatttaaggATGTCCTCAAACATGTGTCCCTCTGGCTCATTCAGTGTTTCACTGAGTGAAATAGCACTTCCCctgacagatacactgatgaaaaaagaagttaaatctgtagaaaatgaatatgaacaCAGGAGTATAGAAAACTGTctttattgaaaatgaaaacagctggcTGTGACAGTAAGCTCTGATTTGCAATGAGATTCACCAGTAACATGTAATATAAGTGCTAATACAGGATCCACAAAAGCCTTCAACAAGGTGTATTCAATATTTCCCACATCTACAAATCCGTCACAGAATCTATAAGCAACTCTGGGATGAGTTACACCAAGCAAGCTCTGAAAGATCATAGATTATGAAGTGGTGAACTGTCCTGCGCAGACCCAGCTTTTCATAACTAATTGCTTTAACAACATTATGCAAATATGTTTATAAAATACTAATGTAGATTGAACAGACGGGGATtaagtgcaaaacaaaaaagcaactgttgttgttgtacacCAGTCTGTCTGAAATACTTTTCACACAATGggcattatttttaaaagaaaatttacAGCCTACAGCCTATATACACCTACAATCTGAGGATGGATGGACATCCATCGCTGTTACAGTGCAGATCTTATTGTTGCTTCTCCTGATCTTACACTAACAGGAGGCTCACTTGCTCCAGCCTGTATCAGTCTTACAGGGCTAGCATGGCGATCTGCAATATCAGGTTGTTGCATCTCACCTGGATGCATTTCTAGCAACCTTCATGTCTGAGTGCTGATGTTAGACGAGACTCGCTGCACCTCTCATCCTCAGGTCTCCATGGCATCAGAAGAAGAGTCTTTGACTTTCaacttttgttttgcttgggAATGACTGTCGACATCTTTCAGCAGTGAGAGGTCAAGTTCAGGTAAGGGGACTCTCCAGTACTGGAAGGAGTTGTAGGCGCAGTCTTCAGTGTTGCCATCTCCATTCGCAGCCTAAGAGTggcgagaaagagagaaggattGAGCACAGGAGACATTTCTACAGCAACTGGGGTAAAGGGTGACATCTAGTGGACATTTACTGCCATGACACCGACTCTCTCTATCTGAACAGCACTACAGACTGAAAATTTTTACTTCTGCTGCATTATTAGTGACTTACTTTATCATTAGCTTGAGGAATAACAATCTCTGAACCCGAGCAGTCCTCCCGGGGTCGTTTCTTGTGTGCATTGGAGCTGTGACGGTCCTGGAAACTTCCAGAAGTCTGCACCTTCAAAACATTGTCCGCATGCTTTCTGCTGCCGTCGTTTGTGGCCTTGCGACaaagacctgctgctgctgcttcttcttcttgctcttTCTGCTCCGGGTCTTCGAAATAGTACGGCCTCTTTCTGCAGCGGCTGCCCAGCAAAGACAGCAGGGTCGGGGGACTGAGGCTCACACCCGCGGTTGGAGGCATGGTCTCCAGCTGCATGTCAACACTGCAAAGTGAGCGGTAACATCTTTTGGAGGGAGAATGGTGCAGCAGAGTGTCCTCGGCGCGTCTCTTTGCCATGAATGTCAGCTCTGTCGGTGCACCGGTGTGCAGAAGTCAACCTAAAACACGTGTTACTGTGACACAGACAATAGCAGCATCACACTGCCTGGATGTATTCAGTCCAGTCGCAAAACATTGAGAACCGGTAGTGAAATTATTGGACAACCAATCACAGGAGAGCACCGGTGTCTATCCCCGCCCAGAGTCTCTGCTCTTCCTGTGGCGGGTACATTCATGCTGCTCTACATGCTTTCAGTTTACACACAGTACACTGTGATCAGGTTCATATAGAGTTTTAGAAATACAGAGGTCATGAGTCCAGTTCTTcacactgaacagaaaatgtCAACCAGTGACAATATTCCAAGTAGCAAAGACCTGATAAATCCCACTGTGACATAGAGTTCAAGTATTGTCCAAAGACGTGTTCCTTCATTAAGCTGAATGCGGGCACTGTATATTGTTTTAATACCACATAAGAAGTAGGGCTCTCTCGCAGTATGTTGACGACCTGATGATCTGCTCTCCCACACAAGAAGcctgtttaacacacacagttgctcTGCTCAAACACTTGGCTGGTAACGGTCATAAAGCAAGCTTATCTGAACTGCAGTTCGCCTCAGAAATAGTTTCCtttttgggtcatgtgatcactgCAGAGGGCAAAACCCTCTCACCCAAACAAATTGAAACCATTCAAACTATTCCAAAGCCTGACACTAAGAAGCAGGTCATGAGTTTCTTAGGAGTGGCATCCTACTGCAGATAGTGGACACCAAATTACTGCTGAAGTTGAGGCACCATTAGTAGCAATCATTCATGGAAAAGGCCCTAACCACAAAAGATAAAGTTAATTAGACGCCGGAAGCAGAAAAAGCATTTGGTGATTTGAAACCAGCTCTACAATCCCTGCCCTACCTGACTGCAGCAGACCATTCACACAGACTGCTTATGAAAAGAATGGGTACATGAGTTTTAACACAGCACACCACAGCTGACTCACAGGAACTACAGGCCAGAGCAACACAGGAGGAAAAGACTGGCTGGAAAAAAGCAGGTTGTGCAGTCAATGATAAAAATTTGCTATGAACCAAATGTTTAACCTCGCTTGCCAACATATCTGTTCCCTCACTATGCAAGATATTGTTATATGAACTTCTCCCAAAAAGTTttgcaaaaatgtgtgtgtgatatatgtGCTACTAACAATGTAGGCAGAGTGCTCACCCACCTCCAGAAAAACCGTTTGGTCACTTACAAATGGATTTTATAGAACTGCCACTGCAGACGAGTCCCTGAGTCCAAGAACGACTTCTCGCAAAGAACGCATCAACATCAGTCAACAAGCCAACGCTTTCAAACTCAGAAGGAGGCAACACGCTGAGCTGAGGTCACACTGCTGATGACATCAGTGGACAAACTGTAGCACCTGCCTGGTGCTGAAATAAAAGATgctgaaaaaaagttgaattctTTAAAGTGGCCTTAGAGTTTGCGTTAAAATGATATCAAATGCGATTTAGTAAACATAcggaaatatatatttttaaaatgtttggcTTTATTCCAAAGTGTGATTAGAAACCAGAAAAGTAAATGAAACTCATCTC
This genomic window contains:
- the wu:fa19b12 gene encoding uncharacterized protein wu:fa19b12, with the protein product MAKRRAEDTLLHHSPSKRCYRSLCSVDMQLETMPPTAGVSLSPPTLLSLLGSRCRKRPYYFEDPEQKEQEEEAAAAGLCRKATNDGSRKHADNVLKVQTSGSFQDRHSSNAHKKRPREDCSGSEIVIPQANDKAANGDGNTEDCAYNSFQYWRVPLPELDLSLLKDVDSHSQAKQKLKVKDSSSDAMET